A part of Astyanax mexicanus isolate ESR-SI-001 chromosome 2, AstMex3_surface, whole genome shotgun sequence genomic DNA contains:
- the bnip2 gene encoding BCL2/adenovirus E1B 19 kDa protein-interacting protein 2 isoform X3: MATDVTEGEGGLKQSGNLTAAVIMNKSSSESDTPRTLETLENKPTGLHSSPSEPGNGASKAAVVSVENGDRAAQNRPTKTGDPLQETAAPHDGGNQERTRTQQPSSPVKLPQAQSSPVEHNGSFEQQESVATTEARLRMEGVELKEEWQDEDFPRPLPEEEDIQLDDDLFPGEGDSAPQAYGSNSGKRTKRRLLAPDISLNLDRSEGSVLSDELDESTELDLDGMDTPSDNSNEFEWEDDLPKPKSTDLLQKGVESVREYSASEERDEGRRWRIFRIGDQEHRVDMKAIEPYKRVISHGGYYGDGLNAIIVFAVCFMPESNQPNYRYIMDNLFKYVIGTLELLVAENYMIVYLNGATSRRKMPSVGWLRKCYQQIDRRLRKNLKSLIIVHPSWFIRTLLTLTKPFISSKFTQKIRFVYSLTELAELVPMEYVSIPDCIKQFDEEKNRKTHKRIYRFGC; this comes from the exons ATGGCCACAGATGTGACTGAGGGTGAAGGAGGCTTAAAACAAAGTGGTAACCTTACAGCCGCTGTGATTATGAACAAAAGCAGCTCCGAGTCAGACACACCCAGGACACTGGAAACGCTGGAAAACAAGCCGACAGGTCTCCACTCGTCACCGTCTGAACCGGGAAACGGTGCGAGTAAGGCCGCCGTGGTGTCTGTGGAGAACGGGGACAGAGCAGCCCAAAACAGGCCCACAAAAACAGGAGACCCGCTACAGGAAACTGCAGCTCCGCACGATGGAGGAAACCAGGAGAGGACACGGACCCAGCAGCCCTCGAGTCCTGTTAAACTACCACAGGCACAGAGCTCACCCGTGGAGCACAATGGAAG TTTTGAGCAACAGGAGTCGGTCGCTACCACAGAAGCTCGATTGAGAatggaaggggtggagctaaaaGAAGAATGGCAAGATGAAGACTTCCCCAG ACCTCTACCTGAAGAAGAAGACATTCAACTTGATGACGATCTCTTCCCTGGAGAAGGAGATTCTG CCCCACAAGCATATGGATCGAACAGTGGAAAAAGAACGAAAAGGAGGCTGTTGGCCCCAGATATCAGTCTGAATCTAGATCGCAGCGAGGGCTCAGTGCTCTCTGACGAGCTGGATGAAAGCACAGAGTTAGACCTGGATGGCATGGACACCCCCTCAGACAACAGCAACGAGTTTGAATGGGAAG ATGATCTTCCAAAGCCCAAGAGCACAGACCTCCTGCAGAAAGGTGTAGAGTCAGTGAGAGAGTACTCTGCCTCTGAGGAACGTGACGAGGGCAGACGCTGGAGGATCTTCCGTATTGGCGATCAGGAGCACAGGGTGGATATGAAGGCTATCGAACCCTACAAAAGAGTTATCAGCCACGGAG GATATTACGGAGATGGACTGAATGCTATCATCGTCTTTGCAGTTTGCTTTATGCCTGAGAGCAATCAACCAAACTATAGATACATAATGGACAATCTTTTCAA GTATGTGATAGGCACTCTGGAGCTGCTGGTGGCAGAGAACTATATGATTGTGTACCTAAACGGTGCAACTTCTCGTCGTAAGATGCCCAGCGTGGGCTGGCTTAGGAAATGCTATCAGCAGATAGACCGGAG GTTAAGAAAGAATCTCAAGTCTTTGATAATCGTCCATCCCTCTTGGTTCATTCGCACTCTCCTCACCCTCACAAAACCCTTTATAAG CTCAAAATTTACCCAAAAAATTAGGTTTGTGTACAGCCTGACAGAACTGGCTGAACTTGTTCCAATGGAATATGTGTCAATACCAGATTGCATCAAGCA GtttgatgaagaaaaaaataggaaaacacATAAAAG aatctACAGATTTGGATGCTGA
- the bnip2 gene encoding BCL2/adenovirus E1B 19 kDa protein-interacting protein 2 isoform X1: MATDVTEGEGGLKQSGNLTAAVIMNKSSSESDTPRTLETLENKPTGLHSSPSEPGNGASKAAVVSVENGDRAAQNRPTKTGDPLQETAAPHDGGNQERTRTQQPSSPVKLPQAQSSPVEHNGSFEQQESVATTEARLRMEGVELKEEWQDEDFPRPLPEEEDIQLDDDLFPGEGDSAPQAYGSNSGKRTKRRLLAPDISLNLDRSEGSVLSDELDESTELDLDGMDTPSDNSNEFEWEDDLPKPKSTDLLQKGVESVREYSASEERDEGRRWRIFRIGDQEHRVDMKAIEPYKRVISHGGYYGDGLNAIIVFAVCFMPESNQPNYRYIMDNLFKYVIGTLELLVAENYMIVYLNGATSRRKMPSVGWLRKCYQQIDRRLRKNLKSLIIVHPSWFIRTLLTLTKPFISSKFTQKIRFVYSLTELAELVPMEYVSIPDCIKQFDEEKNRKTHKRIDQDMRGKVEIGTAAVPE; encoded by the exons ATGGCCACAGATGTGACTGAGGGTGAAGGAGGCTTAAAACAAAGTGGTAACCTTACAGCCGCTGTGATTATGAACAAAAGCAGCTCCGAGTCAGACACACCCAGGACACTGGAAACGCTGGAAAACAAGCCGACAGGTCTCCACTCGTCACCGTCTGAACCGGGAAACGGTGCGAGTAAGGCCGCCGTGGTGTCTGTGGAGAACGGGGACAGAGCAGCCCAAAACAGGCCCACAAAAACAGGAGACCCGCTACAGGAAACTGCAGCTCCGCACGATGGAGGAAACCAGGAGAGGACACGGACCCAGCAGCCCTCGAGTCCTGTTAAACTACCACAGGCACAGAGCTCACCCGTGGAGCACAATGGAAG TTTTGAGCAACAGGAGTCGGTCGCTACCACAGAAGCTCGATTGAGAatggaaggggtggagctaaaaGAAGAATGGCAAGATGAAGACTTCCCCAG ACCTCTACCTGAAGAAGAAGACATTCAACTTGATGACGATCTCTTCCCTGGAGAAGGAGATTCTG CCCCACAAGCATATGGATCGAACAGTGGAAAAAGAACGAAAAGGAGGCTGTTGGCCCCAGATATCAGTCTGAATCTAGATCGCAGCGAGGGCTCAGTGCTCTCTGACGAGCTGGATGAAAGCACAGAGTTAGACCTGGATGGCATGGACACCCCCTCAGACAACAGCAACGAGTTTGAATGGGAAG ATGATCTTCCAAAGCCCAAGAGCACAGACCTCCTGCAGAAAGGTGTAGAGTCAGTGAGAGAGTACTCTGCCTCTGAGGAACGTGACGAGGGCAGACGCTGGAGGATCTTCCGTATTGGCGATCAGGAGCACAGGGTGGATATGAAGGCTATCGAACCCTACAAAAGAGTTATCAGCCACGGAG GATATTACGGAGATGGACTGAATGCTATCATCGTCTTTGCAGTTTGCTTTATGCCTGAGAGCAATCAACCAAACTATAGATACATAATGGACAATCTTTTCAA GTATGTGATAGGCACTCTGGAGCTGCTGGTGGCAGAGAACTATATGATTGTGTACCTAAACGGTGCAACTTCTCGTCGTAAGATGCCCAGCGTGGGCTGGCTTAGGAAATGCTATCAGCAGATAGACCGGAG GTTAAGAAAGAATCTCAAGTCTTTGATAATCGTCCATCCCTCTTGGTTCATTCGCACTCTCCTCACCCTCACAAAACCCTTTATAAG CTCAAAATTTACCCAAAAAATTAGGTTTGTGTACAGCCTGACAGAACTGGCTGAACTTGTTCCAATGGAATATGTGTCAATACCAGATTGCATCAAGCA GtttgatgaagaaaaaaataggaaaacacATAAAAG GATCGACCAAGACATGCGTGGCAAAGTGGAGATTGGAACCGCAGCAGTGCCGGAGTGA
- the bnip2 gene encoding BCL2/adenovirus E1B 19 kDa protein-interacting protein 2 isoform X2, whose protein sequence is MATDVTEGEGGLKQSGNLTAAVIMNKSSSESDTPRTLETLENKPTGLHSSPSEPGNGASKAAVVSVENGDRAAQNRPTKTGDPLQETAAPHDGGNQERTRTQQPSSPVKLPQAQSSPVEHNGSFEQQESVATTEARLRMEGVELKEEWQDEDFPRPLPEEEDIQLDDDLFPGEGDSAPQAYGSNSGKRTKRRLLAPDISLNLDRSEGSVLSDELDESTELDLDGMDTPSDNSNEFEWEDDLPKPKSTDLLQKGVESVREYSASEERDEGRRWRIFRIGDQEHRVDMKAIEPYKRVISHGGYYGDGLNAIIVFAVCFMPESNQPNYRYIMDNLFKYVIGTLELLVAENYMIVYLNGATSRRKMPSVGWLRKCYQQIDRRLRKNLKSLIIVHPSWFIRTLLTLTKPFISSKFTQKIRFVYSLTELAELVPMEYVSIPDCIKQIDQDMRGKVEIGTAAVPE, encoded by the exons ATGGCCACAGATGTGACTGAGGGTGAAGGAGGCTTAAAACAAAGTGGTAACCTTACAGCCGCTGTGATTATGAACAAAAGCAGCTCCGAGTCAGACACACCCAGGACACTGGAAACGCTGGAAAACAAGCCGACAGGTCTCCACTCGTCACCGTCTGAACCGGGAAACGGTGCGAGTAAGGCCGCCGTGGTGTCTGTGGAGAACGGGGACAGAGCAGCCCAAAACAGGCCCACAAAAACAGGAGACCCGCTACAGGAAACTGCAGCTCCGCACGATGGAGGAAACCAGGAGAGGACACGGACCCAGCAGCCCTCGAGTCCTGTTAAACTACCACAGGCACAGAGCTCACCCGTGGAGCACAATGGAAG TTTTGAGCAACAGGAGTCGGTCGCTACCACAGAAGCTCGATTGAGAatggaaggggtggagctaaaaGAAGAATGGCAAGATGAAGACTTCCCCAG ACCTCTACCTGAAGAAGAAGACATTCAACTTGATGACGATCTCTTCCCTGGAGAAGGAGATTCTG CCCCACAAGCATATGGATCGAACAGTGGAAAAAGAACGAAAAGGAGGCTGTTGGCCCCAGATATCAGTCTGAATCTAGATCGCAGCGAGGGCTCAGTGCTCTCTGACGAGCTGGATGAAAGCACAGAGTTAGACCTGGATGGCATGGACACCCCCTCAGACAACAGCAACGAGTTTGAATGGGAAG ATGATCTTCCAAAGCCCAAGAGCACAGACCTCCTGCAGAAAGGTGTAGAGTCAGTGAGAGAGTACTCTGCCTCTGAGGAACGTGACGAGGGCAGACGCTGGAGGATCTTCCGTATTGGCGATCAGGAGCACAGGGTGGATATGAAGGCTATCGAACCCTACAAAAGAGTTATCAGCCACGGAG GATATTACGGAGATGGACTGAATGCTATCATCGTCTTTGCAGTTTGCTTTATGCCTGAGAGCAATCAACCAAACTATAGATACATAATGGACAATCTTTTCAA GTATGTGATAGGCACTCTGGAGCTGCTGGTGGCAGAGAACTATATGATTGTGTACCTAAACGGTGCAACTTCTCGTCGTAAGATGCCCAGCGTGGGCTGGCTTAGGAAATGCTATCAGCAGATAGACCGGAG GTTAAGAAAGAATCTCAAGTCTTTGATAATCGTCCATCCCTCTTGGTTCATTCGCACTCTCCTCACCCTCACAAAACCCTTTATAAG CTCAAAATTTACCCAAAAAATTAGGTTTGTGTACAGCCTGACAGAACTGGCTGAACTTGTTCCAATGGAATATGTGTCAATACCAGATTGCATCAAGCA GATCGACCAAGACATGCGTGGCAAAGTGGAGATTGGAACCGCAGCAGTGCCGGAGTGA